One genomic segment of Theobroma cacao cultivar B97-61/B2 chromosome 6, Criollo_cocoa_genome_V2, whole genome shotgun sequence includes these proteins:
- the LOC18597221 gene encoding chromatin remodeling protein EBS — protein sequence MAKTRPGLSATKPKPGKKDLDSYTIRGTNKVVRAGDCVLMRPSDTGKPPYVAQIEKIEVDSRNNVKVRVRWYYRPEESLGGRRQFHGVKELFLSDHYDVQSAHTIEGKCIVHSFKNYTKLENVGAEDYYCRFEYKAATGAFTPDRVAVYCKCEMPYNPDDLMVQCEGCKDWYHPACVGMTIEEAKKLDHFVCSECSEDDVKRSQNGFHASPASDAKVEPKRRKR from the exons ATGGCAAAAACAAGACCAGGGCTCTCTGCTACCAAGCCTAAACCAGGGAAGAAGGACCTTGACTCTTACACCATCAGAGGCACCAACAAAGTTGTCAGAG CTGGGGATTGTGTTCTGATGCGTCCTTCGGACACCGGTAAGCCCCCGTATGTGGCacaaattgagaaaattgaagTGGATAGCAGGAATAATGTGAAGGTTCGAGTGCGGTGGTATTATCGTCCTGAGGAGTCCCTTGGAGGAAGGAGGCAGTTCCATGGAGTGAAGGAGCTGTTTTTGTCTGACCACTATGATGTGCAGAGTGCTCACACCATTGAAGGGAAGTGTATTGTTCATTCTTTCAAGAACTATACTAAGCTTGAGAATGTTGGTGCTGAGGATTACTATTGTAGATTCGAGTATAAAGCTGCTACTGGAGCCTTTACACCTGACCGAGTTGCTGT GTACTGCAAATGTGAGATGCCATACAACCCTGATGATCTTATGGTGCAATGTGAGGGCTGCAAGGACTG GTATCATCCTGCTTGTGTGGGCATGACAATTGAAGAAGCCAAAAAGTTGGATCACTTCGTGTGTTCTGAATGTTCAGAGGATGATGTCAAAAGATCACAGAATGGATTTCATGCATCGCCAGCATCTGATGCCAAG GTGGAGCCCAAACGAAGGAAGAGATAA
- the LOC18597222 gene encoding 50S ribosomal protein L4, translating to MALSISRRILRSFGSLSALARWDSLSIPSHSFQASDLNACISGDNLPHAECFSFSKGGLSFLACRKFATTILTPDSAESAFPSDLLSAKTVLTPDRTIGLYQDLVIPVTNFHNEDKGLMVLAGDVFDVPIRKDIIHRVVRWQLAKRQQGTHSTKTISEVSGTGRKPWRQKGTGRARHGTLRGPQFRGGATMHGPKPRSHAIKLNKKVRRLGLKIALSASAAEGKLLVFEDLEVPTHKTKNIVNYVNQMEKTKKLLLVDGGPINEKLKLATQNLHYVNVLPSIGLNVYSILLHDTLVMSRDAVNRIVERMHTPINR from the exons ATGGCTTTGTCGATCTCAAGAAGGATTTTACGTTCTTTTGGGTCATTGTCTGCCTTAGCTCGCTGGGATTCTCTAAGTATTCCATCTCATTCGTTTCAAGCTTCTG ATTTGAATGCTTGTATTTCTGGGGATAACTTGCCTCATGCAGAATGTTTTAGCTTTTCAAAG GGTGGTTTGTCTTTCCTTGCTTGTCGGAAGTTTGCAACGACAATTTTGACTCCTGATTCAGCTGAAAGTGCTTTTCCATCTGATTTACTGTCTGCAAAGACTGTACTTACACCAGATCGTACTATAg GACTTTATCAGGACCTAGTAATTCCAGTGACAAATTTTCATAATGAAGACAAGGGCTTAATGGTTTTGGCTGGTGATGTTTTTGATGTACCTATTAGAAAGGATATTATCCATCGTGTTGTACGATGGCAGCTTGCAAAACGACAACAG GGAACACATTCAACCAAAACTATTAGTGAGGTTAGTGGGACTGGTAGAAAGCCCTGGCGACAGAAGGGTACTGGTCGAGCCAGGCATGGAACGTTGCGTGGTCCCCAG TTTCGAGGTGGTGCTACAATGCATGGCCCTAAGCCAAGAAGTCATGCTATTAAGCTGAATAAGAAGGTTCGACGTCTTGGACTGAAGATTGCACTGTCTGCTAGTGCTGCAGAAGGAAAG CTTCTTGTCTTTGAGGATTTGGAGGTCCCTACtcataaaaccaaaaatattgTGAACTATGTAAATCAAATGGAGAAAACCAAGAAACTTCTTCTGGTGGATGGTGGCCCCATAAATGAAAAGTTGAAGCTAGCTACACAAAACCTGCATTATGTCAATGTGCTGCCATCAATT GGCTTGAATGTCTATAGCATCCTGCTGCACGACACATTAGTGATGTCCCGTGATGCTGTTAACAGGATCGTTGAGCGAATGCACACTCCAATCAACCGCTGA
- the LOC18597223 gene encoding homeobox protein SBH1 produces MEGGSNSTSCMIAFGHNSHGLCPMTMMPLMTSHPHHQHHHHHHPPNSDSNSLFLPLPPTNNQDQNHNSSSGSSMILDDHNNNNNSTNNNTGCYFMETNDGSSSSVKAKIMAHPHYHRLLAAYVNCQKVGAPPEVVARLEEACASAATMGPSGTGCLGEDPALDQFMEAYCEMLTKYEQELSKPFKEAMLFLQRVECQFKALTVSSPSSACGEAADRNGSSEEEVDVNNNFIDPLAEDRELKGQLLRKYSGYLGSLKQEFMKKRKKGKLPKEARQQLLDWWGRHYKWPYPSESQKIALAESTGLDQKQINNWFINQRKRHWKPSEDMQFVVMDATHPHYYMDNVLGNPFPMDLSPTLL; encoded by the exons ATGGAAGGTGGTTCCAATAGCACTTCTTGCATGATAGCTTTTGGACACAATAGTCATGGACTATGTCCTATGACGATGATGCCTCTCATGACTTCTCATCCtcatcatcaacatcatcatcatcatcatcctccGAATTCAGACTCAAACTCGCTATTTCTTCCCCTACCTCCCACCAACAATCAAGACCAGAACCACAATAGCAGCAGTGGCTCCTCCATGATTCTTGACGATCACAACAATAACAACAACAGCACCAACAACAATACCGGATGTTATTTCATGGAGACCAACGATGGCAGCTCTTCTTCTGTCAAGGCCAAGATCATGGCTCATCCTCACTACCACCGTCTCTTGGCGGCCTATGTCAATTGTCAAAAG GTAGGAGCACCACCTGAAGTGGTGGCGAGATTAGAAGAAGCATGCGCATCTGCCGCCACTATGGGTCCCTCTGGCACCGGCTGCTTAGGTGAAGATCCAGCTCTCGATCAGTTCATGGAGGCTTATTGCGAGATGCTGACAAAGTACGAGCAAGAGCTCTCCAAACCCTTCAAGGAAGCCATGCTTTTCCTCCAAAGGGTCGAGTGCCAGTTCAAAGCGCTCACAGTTTCCTCTCCGAGTTCTG CTTGTGGAGAAGCTGCTGACAGGAATGGATCATCTGAGGAAGAAGTTGACGTGAACAACAATTTCATAGATCCCCTTGCAGAAGATCGAGAACTTAAAGGTCAGCTTTTGCGGAAGTACAGTGGATATTTAGGCAGTCTGAAGCAGGAGTTTatgaagaagaggaagaaaggGAAGCTGCCTAAGGAAGCCAGACAACAGTTGCTGGATTGGTGGGGTAGACATTACAAATGGCCTTACCCATCA GAGTCTCAAAAGATTGCCCTTGCTGAGTCTACTGGTCTGGATCAGAAGCAAATAAACAACTGGTTCATCAACCAAAGGAAAAGGCACTGGAAGCCCTCTGAAGATATGCAGTTTGTGGTAATGGATGCCACCCATCCACACTACTACATGGACAATGTTTTGGGCAATCCCTTCCCGATGGATCTCTCTCCCACACTTCTCTAA